In a genomic window of Mycolicibacterium neoaurum VKM Ac-1815D:
- a CDS encoding ABC transporter substrate-binding protein, translated as MKIPTSRWLTAIIAATSLTLAGCAGSGGSGEQTSSGVGDVPTDTNATVRVLMENVPDTDIVKGLVGQFNQKYPDIKVEIETMTFDQMRDRLVSSFQASEPAYDLIVVDNPWMDDFADAGFLEPLNDRIAATTDYRPDDFFDSLTAITDVEGTTYGVPFYNYALGYIYNTGDLTAAGLSAPTDLDALVSTSQRLKTPERAGIAMQPQRGYKIFEEWANWLFAAGGSIYGADGKPTLDTPEAARALEAYIETYRTAAPANSLSWGFDEAFRSVSGGNAASMIGYNWNLPALNDPEGASGPRAGQFALAPIPGGKSALGLWSWAIPANSGAADAAWAFASWVTSPDIDAERVANGGAVVRQSSLTNPKVLSDGYGADYYKTVGEILADASPLTQGKGGEEMIQAVGTELNDAAAGNKSVADALRDAQAAAERIQQ; from the coding sequence ATGAAAATACCGACCTCGCGCTGGTTGACGGCGATCATCGCCGCCACCAGCCTCACCCTCGCCGGCTGCGCAGGCAGCGGTGGTTCCGGCGAGCAGACCTCCTCCGGCGTGGGCGATGTGCCCACCGACACCAACGCCACCGTGCGGGTGCTGATGGAGAACGTGCCGGATACCGACATCGTCAAAGGCCTTGTCGGACAGTTCAACCAGAAGTACCCCGATATCAAGGTCGAGATCGAGACCATGACCTTCGATCAGATGCGCGACCGGCTGGTGTCCTCGTTCCAGGCATCCGAGCCCGCCTACGACCTGATCGTGGTGGACAACCCGTGGATGGACGATTTCGCCGACGCCGGCTTCCTTGAGCCACTGAACGACCGCATCGCCGCCACCACCGACTACCGGCCGGACGACTTCTTCGACTCGCTGACCGCGATCACCGATGTCGAGGGCACCACCTACGGTGTGCCGTTCTACAACTATGCCCTCGGCTACATCTACAACACCGGTGATCTCACCGCCGCCGGACTGAGCGCACCGACCGACCTGGATGCCCTGGTCTCCACGTCGCAGCGCCTGAAGACCCCCGAACGGGCCGGTATCGCGATGCAACCGCAGCGCGGTTACAAGATCTTCGAGGAATGGGCCAACTGGCTGTTCGCCGCGGGCGGCTCGATCTACGGCGCCGACGGCAAGCCCACCCTGGACACCCCCGAGGCCGCCCGGGCGCTGGAGGCCTATATCGAGACCTACCGGACCGCCGCACCGGCCAACAGCCTGTCCTGGGGCTTCGACGAGGCATTCCGTTCGGTCTCCGGCGGCAATGCCGCATCGATGATCGGGTACAACTGGAACCTGCCCGCGCTCAACGATCCCGAGGGTGCCTCCGGCCCGCGGGCCGGCCAATTCGCGCTGGCCCCCATCCCCGGCGGCAAATCCGCGCTCGGACTGTGGAGCTGGGCCATTCCGGCCAACTCCGGTGCCGCCGACGCGGCCTGGGCATTCGCGTCCTGGGTGACCTCGCCGGACATCGACGCCGAACGCGTCGCCAACGGTGGTGCGGTGGTCCGGCAGAGCTCGCTGACCAACCCGAAGGTGCTGTCCGACGGTTACGGTGCGGACTACTACAAGACCGTCGGCGAGATCCTGGCCGATGCGTCCCCGCTCACCCAGGGCAAGGGCGGCGAGGAGATGATCCAGGCCGTCGGCACCGAGCTCAACGATGCCGCCGCCGGGAACAAGAGCGTCGCCGACGCCCTGCGTGACGCGCAGGCAGCAGCGGAGCGGATCCAGCAGTGA
- a CDS encoding heme o synthase, with amino-acid sequence MSIRERRSVSREPSRIRTTVLAYVALTKPRVIELLLVTAIPAMLLANRGTVDPVLILNTLIGGMMAAAGANTLNCVADADIDKVMKRTALRPLAKASVPTRNALIFGLVLTVGSFAWLWWTTNLLSGVLGLVTIAFYVFVYTLLLKRRTSQNVVWGGAAGCMPVMIGWSAVTGTIQWPALVMFLIIFFWTPPHTWALAMRYKEDYKAAGVPMLPVVATERQVTRQILIYTWLTVLTTLTLVLATGWLYAAVATLAGVWFLVMAHQLYSGVKRGEPVKPLRLFLQSNNYLAVVFCALAVDSALALPQLF; translated from the coding sequence GTGAGCATTCGCGAGCGCCGTTCGGTCAGTAGGGAACCGAGTCGGATCCGCACCACGGTGTTGGCGTACGTGGCGTTGACCAAGCCGCGCGTCATCGAGTTGTTGCTGGTGACGGCCATCCCGGCGATGTTGTTGGCCAACCGTGGCACCGTCGATCCGGTACTCATCCTGAACACCTTGATCGGCGGAATGATGGCCGCGGCCGGAGCCAACACGCTCAACTGCGTGGCCGATGCCGATATCGACAAGGTCATGAAGCGCACCGCGCTGCGGCCGCTGGCCAAGGCCTCGGTGCCCACCCGCAACGCCCTGATCTTCGGACTGGTGCTCACGGTGGGCTCGTTCGCCTGGCTGTGGTGGACCACCAACCTGCTCTCGGGCGTGCTCGGCCTGGTGACCATCGCGTTCTACGTGTTCGTCTACACGTTGCTGCTCAAACGCCGCACCTCGCAGAACGTCGTGTGGGGCGGAGCGGCCGGCTGCATGCCGGTGATGATCGGCTGGTCGGCCGTCACCGGCACCATCCAGTGGCCGGCGTTGGTGATGTTCCTGATCATCTTCTTCTGGACGCCGCCGCACACCTGGGCGCTCGCGATGCGGTACAAGGAAGATTACAAAGCCGCCGGCGTGCCGATGCTGCCCGTGGTGGCCACCGAACGCCAGGTCACCCGGCAGATCCTGATCTACACCTGGTTGACCGTGCTCACCACGCTCACCCTGGTGCTGGCCACCGGGTGGCTCTACGCCGCGGTCGCCACACTGGCCGGTGTCTGGTTCCTGGTGATGGCCCATCAGCTCTACTCCGGGGTCAAGCGCGGCGAGCCGGTGAAGCCGCTGCGGCTGTTCCTGCAGTCGAACAACTATCTCGCCGTGGTGTTCTGCGCGCTGGCGGTGGACTCGGCGCTGGCGCTGCCGCAGTTGTTCTAG
- a CDS encoding DUF4349 domain-containing protein has translation MALTACAGGAPPAQPGAAEDFAAGGATAAPAPLTGPAQKAPPPQAPQVPPIVSRDIVKTATMTVTVADSGDPVTAADKAAGIAGDAGGRVDSRTEYGGSASDPARVALMLRVPADKLDGVIEGLKGLGSVDALDVRAEDVTSRRVDLDARIKALQTSVDRLLAIMRDARDPSALIEAENALSQRQADLDSLRAQRAALGDQIALSTVTVDLVAPVAGGPAPRQYQGFFGQVERGWDALVDTGTHMFLLVGLMVPWVGAALVLLVVVYAVIRLARLRR, from the coding sequence CTGGCGCTGACAGCGTGTGCGGGCGGTGCACCACCCGCACAACCCGGCGCCGCCGAGGACTTCGCCGCCGGCGGCGCCACCGCGGCGCCGGCTCCGCTGACCGGACCGGCGCAGAAGGCGCCACCACCGCAGGCACCGCAGGTGCCTCCGATCGTCTCGCGGGACATCGTCAAGACCGCGACCATGACCGTCACAGTGGCCGATTCGGGCGATCCGGTCACCGCCGCGGACAAGGCGGCCGGCATCGCCGGTGACGCCGGCGGCCGGGTCGACAGTCGCACCGAGTACGGCGGCTCGGCGTCGGACCCGGCCCGCGTCGCGCTGATGTTGCGCGTGCCCGCCGACAAGCTGGACGGGGTGATCGAGGGCCTCAAGGGGTTGGGCAGCGTGGACGCGCTGGACGTCCGGGCCGAGGACGTCACCAGCCGGCGTGTCGATCTGGACGCCCGGATCAAGGCCCTGCAGACCTCGGTGGACCGGCTGTTGGCGATCATGCGTGACGCACGTGACCCCTCGGCGCTGATCGAGGCCGAGAACGCCCTGTCGCAGCGCCAGGCCGATCTGGACAGTCTGCGTGCCCAGCGGGCGGCGCTCGGCGATCAGATCGCGCTGAGCACCGTCACCGTGGATCTCGTCGCGCCGGTCGCCGGCGGACCCGCACCGCGGCAGTATCAGGGATTCTTCGGCCAGGTCGAGCGGGGCTGGGATGCCCTGGTGGACACCGGAACCCACATGTTCCTGCTGGTCGGTCTGATGGTGCCGTGGGTCGGTGCGGCGCTGGTGTTGCTGGTCGTGGTGTACGCGGTGATCCGTTTGGCCAGGCTGCGGCGTTAG
- a CDS encoding carbohydrate ABC transporter permease, protein MSTHSPARANVRPLEVLRLAFLTAAFIFVLFPIAWVALASFKTPEQMSEPFLIAFTPNLANWQAVFDSGVFAAAGRSALVGVITVAISLVVGSMGAYVIAKYRAGGSLTRFGMLAAQVVPPAVMVFPFLTMAHALRLTDTIVPVIFAHLSFVLPLVTWFLIGFFEAVPASLEEQARVDGFTRWQAFRMVVLPQVYPGIGAAGIFGFTLSWNDLFYGLILAPGNAAILPVAIANFNTFRGVQIGTMSAAIMIAIVPVVVASFFIQRRLVQGISGGAVKY, encoded by the coding sequence ATGAGCACACACAGCCCCGCCCGTGCGAACGTGCGCCCCCTGGAGGTGCTGAGGCTGGCATTTCTCACCGCGGCCTTCATCTTCGTGCTCTTCCCCATCGCCTGGGTTGCGCTGGCCAGTTTCAAGACACCCGAGCAGATGTCGGAACCCTTCCTCATCGCCTTCACCCCCAACCTGGCCAACTGGCAGGCGGTGTTCGACTCCGGGGTGTTCGCCGCGGCGGGACGCAGCGCGCTGGTCGGTGTGATCACCGTGGCGATCAGCCTGGTGGTGGGCAGCATGGGCGCGTATGTGATCGCCAAGTACCGTGCGGGCGGATCACTGACCCGCTTCGGAATGCTTGCCGCGCAGGTGGTTCCGCCGGCGGTCATGGTGTTCCCGTTCCTGACCATGGCGCATGCCCTGCGGTTGACCGACACCATCGTCCCGGTCATCTTCGCGCATCTGTCCTTCGTGTTACCGCTGGTGACCTGGTTCCTGATCGGCTTCTTCGAGGCGGTGCCCGCCTCGTTGGAGGAGCAGGCCCGTGTCGACGGCTTCACCCGCTGGCAGGCCTTCCGGATGGTGGTCCTGCCGCAGGTGTACCCGGGAATCGGCGCGGCAGGAATCTTCGGTTTCACGCTGTCGTGGAACGACCTGTTCTACGGGTTGATCCTGGCCCCCGGGAACGCCGCGATCCTGCCGGTGGCGATCGCGAACTTCAACACGTTCCGCGGTGTTCAGATCGGCACCATGAGCGCGGCGATCATGATCGCGATCGTCCCGGTCGTGGTCGCGAGCTTCTTCATCCAGCGACGCCTGGTCCAGGGGATCAGCGGCGGCGCGGTCAAGTACTAG
- a CDS encoding ABC transporter ATP-binding protein: MASVTFTGVGKSYGAAAVVSDLDLELADGSMTVLVGPSGCGKTTSLRMLAGLEQVSSGTIHIGDRDVTHLEPKDRDIAMVFQNYALYPHLTVRENIAFPLRAKKIGRDEALRRADEVAESLGLGKLVERKPKDLSGGQQQRVAIGRAIIREPAVFLFDEPLSNLDAKLRVETRTELLRLQRKLGITSLYVTHDQEEAMTLSDRIVVMREGRIAQAGPPAEVYRRPADTFVATFVGSPKMNLIDGAVTGGQLRTAAGVRIDVGGPDAAAVTIGVRADDLVLTPDAQASVVVELVELLGPRAIVTLRAADQQLTSVVDAAALSAIPVGTPVALSARDVHRFDVQTGVRLADSA, encoded by the coding sequence ATGGCATCGGTGACGTTCACAGGAGTCGGCAAGTCCTACGGGGCGGCCGCGGTGGTCTCGGATCTCGATCTGGAGTTGGCCGACGGCAGCATGACCGTCCTGGTCGGCCCGTCGGGGTGCGGTAAGACCACCTCGCTGCGCATGCTTGCCGGGCTGGAGCAGGTCAGCAGCGGCACCATCCACATCGGCGACCGGGACGTCACCCACCTGGAGCCCAAGGATCGCGATATCGCGATGGTGTTCCAGAACTATGCGCTCTACCCGCATCTGACGGTTCGGGAGAATATCGCGTTCCCGTTGCGTGCCAAGAAGATCGGTCGTGACGAGGCGCTGCGCCGGGCCGACGAGGTCGCCGAATCGCTCGGTCTGGGCAAGCTGGTCGAGCGCAAGCCCAAGGATTTGTCCGGCGGTCAGCAACAGCGCGTCGCCATCGGGCGGGCCATCATCCGCGAGCCCGCGGTGTTCCTGTTCGACGAGCCGCTGAGCAATCTCGATGCCAAGCTGCGGGTGGAGACCCGTACCGAATTACTGCGCCTGCAGCGCAAATTGGGTATCACCTCGCTCTATGTGACCCATGATCAGGAAGAGGCGATGACACTCTCGGACCGCATCGTGGTGATGCGCGAGGGTCGCATCGCCCAAGCCGGGCCGCCCGCCGAGGTCTACCGGCGACCGGCGGACACCTTCGTGGCCACCTTCGTCGGCAGCCCGAAGATGAACCTGATCGACGGCGCGGTGACCGGTGGACAACTGCGCACCGCTGCCGGTGTGCGAATCGATGTCGGCGGACCGGATGCGGCTGCGGTCACCATCGGGGTACGCGCCGACGATCTCGTCCTGACGCCGGACGCACAGGCCTCGGTGGTGGTCGAACTCGTCGAACTGCTCGGTCCCCGCGCCATCGTCACGCTGCGGGCGGCCGATCAGCAGTTGACCAGCGTGGTGGACGCGGCGGCCCTGAGCGCCATCCCGGTCGGCACGCCCGTCGCGTTGTCCGCCCGCGATGTGCACCGGTTCGACGTGCAGACCGGCGTACGCCTTGCCGACTCGGCGTGA
- a CDS encoding ATP-grasp domain-containing protein, whose amino-acid sequence MKLARPDLLHPRIVLASCAALPEGDSDDDGLVSALRGRGLHVQWCAWDDPAALEADLVVLRATWDYTERIAEFLNWTRAVRNLLNPPDMVAWNTDKHYLLDLADDGLPIVPTRYFAADETVRVPDGEVVVKPAVGAGSAGAQRFVDAESARAHATRLQADGRAVLVQPYDPRIAVGETALVFLNGQPSHAFTKGPILPPAGREPEFEETGTFAAEKLGSADPADEVWELGHGAVAAATRRFGIAAGELLYARVDVIGGAEDPRLLELELVEPSLGFRQLPAADKQRAEREYALGVESALQRLGLGPLSHRDR is encoded by the coding sequence GTGAAGCTTGCCCGGCCTGACCTCCTCCATCCGCGCATCGTCCTCGCCAGCTGTGCCGCCCTGCCCGAAGGGGACAGCGATGACGACGGGCTGGTCAGCGCGCTGCGCGGGCGTGGCCTACATGTGCAGTGGTGTGCCTGGGACGACCCGGCGGCCCTGGAGGCCGACCTCGTGGTGCTGCGCGCCACATGGGACTACACCGAGCGCATCGCCGAGTTCCTGAACTGGACCCGTGCGGTGCGCAATCTGCTGAACCCGCCGGACATGGTCGCCTGGAACACCGATAAGCACTATCTGCTGGACCTGGCCGATGACGGGCTGCCGATCGTGCCGACGCGTTACTTCGCCGCCGACGAGACGGTCCGGGTGCCAGACGGCGAGGTGGTGGTCAAACCCGCCGTCGGTGCCGGCTCGGCGGGCGCTCAGCGGTTCGTCGACGCCGAGTCCGCACGTGCCCATGCGACCCGTTTGCAGGCCGATGGGCGCGCCGTGCTCGTGCAGCCCTACGACCCGCGCATCGCCGTCGGTGAGACCGCGCTGGTCTTCCTCAACGGCCAACCCTCCCACGCGTTCACAAAGGGCCCGATCCTGCCGCCTGCCGGACGGGAGCCCGAGTTCGAGGAGACCGGCACGTTCGCCGCAGAGAAGCTGGGGTCCGCCGACCCGGCCGATGAGGTGTGGGAGCTCGGACATGGCGCGGTGGCCGCGGCCACCCGCCGCTTCGGCATCGCCGCCGGGGAACTGCTCTACGCCAGGGTCGACGTCATCGGTGGCGCCGAGGATCCTCGCCTGCTGGAATTGGAACTGGTCGAGCCCTCGCTGGGCTTCCGTCAGCTCCCGGCGGCCGACAAGCAGCGTGCCGAACGCGAATACGCGCTCGGTGTCGAATCCGCGTTGCAGCGGCTGGGTCTCGGTCCGCTGTCCCACCGGGACCGCTAG
- a CDS encoding quinone oxidoreductase family protein, which translates to MHAIEVAQTGGPEVLTYVEKPQPSPGPGQVLIRAEAIGVNFIDTYFRSGLYPRETPFISGTEVCGTIAAVGDDVAALSVGDRVVTANAVGAYADYCVAPADFVAYVPEGVAPDQVASALLKGMTAHYLLKSVYAVQPGDTILVHAGAGGVGLILTQWATSLGTKVITTASTPEKAELSRRAGAIEVLDYPEDAEQFGATVKKLSGGGVAAVYDGVGASTFEASLASLAVRGTLALFGAASGPVPPFDPQRLNAAGSVFLTRPSLGAYTRTADEFSWRAGELINAIADGSITITVSERYPLAEAARAHTDLQGRRTVGSIVLVP; encoded by the coding sequence ATGCATGCCATCGAAGTCGCCCAGACCGGCGGACCTGAGGTCCTGACCTACGTCGAAAAGCCCCAGCCCTCCCCCGGCCCCGGTCAGGTGCTGATCCGCGCCGAGGCGATCGGTGTGAACTTCATCGACACCTACTTCCGCTCGGGCCTCTACCCGCGGGAGACGCCGTTCATCTCCGGCACCGAGGTGTGCGGCACCATCGCCGCCGTCGGCGATGACGTGGCCGCACTCAGTGTCGGCGACCGGGTGGTGACCGCCAACGCGGTCGGCGCCTATGCCGACTATTGCGTCGCCCCAGCCGATTTCGTGGCCTACGTGCCCGAGGGCGTGGCCCCCGACCAGGTCGCCTCGGCGCTGCTGAAGGGCATGACGGCGCACTATCTGCTCAAGTCGGTGTACGCCGTGCAGCCCGGCGACACCATCCTGGTGCACGCCGGCGCGGGCGGGGTCGGCCTGATCCTGACCCAGTGGGCCACCAGCCTGGGCACCAAGGTGATCACCACCGCCTCGACACCGGAGAAGGCCGAACTGTCCCGGCGGGCCGGTGCGATCGAGGTTCTCGACTATCCCGAGGATGCCGAGCAGTTCGGTGCGACCGTCAAGAAGCTCTCCGGCGGCGGGGTGGCCGCGGTGTACGACGGTGTCGGCGCGTCGACATTCGAGGCCAGCCTGGCCAGCCTTGCCGTGCGCGGCACGCTGGCACTGTTCGGCGCCGCCAGCGGCCCGGTGCCTCCGTTCGATCCGCAGCGCCTCAACGCCGCGGGCTCGGTGTTCCTGACCCGCCCCAGCCTCGGCGCCTACACCCGGACCGCCGACGAATTTTCTTGGCGGGCAGGCGAGCTCATCAATGCCATCGCCGACGGCTCGATCACCATCACCGTCAGCGAGCGTTATCCGCTGGCCGAGGCGGCGCGCGCGCACACCGATCTGCAGGGCCGCCGCACGGTCGGCTCGATCGTGCTGGTGCCCTAA
- a CDS encoding dicarboxylate/amino acid:cation symporter — protein MRKILTHPAMQIGVAAIGGILFGLAVGDWAANLKFVGDMFIRLIQMSIVPLVMASVIVATGSMTGTGTGKIAARTFGWMLGFSVIAALLAWGLSVLIRPGAGIEFTGPVDAGLQESAQEALGWQDTLLNFVSTNIFAAMSTATMVPIIVFSLLFGIALRIQVTRTGDTRVLSFVDQIQQIVLTMIRLVMYIAPIGVFCLLAALAGDIGFAVVTTALKYLGANLAGVLILFVLFVVVVTARTRLNPWLLPGKLTEQTAIAVTTTSSAVTFPTVLRNTVEKVGVSQKVANFTLSVGLTMGSYGAVLNYMIVVMFLAQAGDMELSIGQIVLGMGLAILLNMGTITVPGGFPVVAMFLATSLGLPFQAVGLLIAVDWFAGIFRTFLNVNGDTFVAMLVADADDEIDRDVYYGRKTVTAEEIDLDQYQDAMARADAAD, from the coding sequence ATGCGGAAAATTCTGACTCATCCGGCGATGCAGATCGGGGTCGCCGCGATCGGCGGCATCCTGTTCGGTCTCGCGGTCGGTGACTGGGCGGCCAATCTGAAGTTCGTCGGCGACATGTTCATCCGGCTGATCCAGATGTCGATCGTCCCGTTGGTGATGGCCTCGGTGATCGTGGCCACCGGTTCGATGACCGGCACCGGCACCGGCAAGATCGCCGCCCGCACCTTCGGCTGGATGCTGGGGTTCTCGGTGATCGCGGCGCTGCTGGCATGGGGACTCAGCGTGCTCATCCGGCCAGGGGCAGGCATCGAGTTCACCGGGCCCGTCGACGCCGGTCTGCAGGAGTCCGCGCAGGAGGCCCTGGGCTGGCAGGACACCCTGCTCAACTTCGTCTCCACCAACATCTTCGCCGCGATGTCGACGGCGACCATGGTGCCCATCATCGTGTTCTCGCTGCTGTTCGGGATCGCGCTGCGCATTCAGGTCACCAGGACCGGCGACACCCGGGTCCTGAGCTTCGTCGACCAGATCCAGCAGATCGTGCTGACGATGATCCGGCTGGTCATGTACATCGCGCCGATCGGTGTGTTCTGCCTGCTGGCGGCGCTGGCCGGCGATATCGGATTCGCCGTGGTGACCACCGCGCTGAAGTATCTGGGGGCCAACCTCGCCGGAGTGCTCATCCTGTTCGTGCTGTTCGTCGTCGTGGTGACCGCCCGGACCCGGCTCAATCCGTGGCTGCTGCCGGGAAAGCTCACCGAACAGACCGCGATCGCCGTCACCACCACCAGTTCGGCGGTCACCTTCCCCACGGTGCTGCGCAACACCGTCGAGAAGGTCGGGGTGAGCCAGAAGGTGGCCAACTTCACCCTGTCGGTGGGCCTGACCATGGGCTCCTACGGTGCGGTGCTCAACTACATGATCGTGGTGATGTTCCTGGCCCAGGCCGGTGACATGGAGCTGAGCATCGGGCAGATCGTGCTCGGCATGGGGTTGGCAATCCTGCTCAACATGGGCACCATCACCGTTCCGGGCGGATTCCCGGTGGTGGCGATGTTCCTCGCGACATCGCTGGGGTTGCCGTTCCAGGCAGTCGGTCTGCTGATCGCGGTGGACTGGTTCGCCGGGATCTTCCGCACGTTCCTCAATGTCAACGGTGACACCTTCGTCGCGATGCTGGTGGCCGACGCCGACGACGAGATCGACCGCGACGTGTACTACGGCAGGAAGACCGTGACCGCAGAGGAGATCGACCTCGACCAGTATCAGGACGCGATGGCGCGCGCCGACGCCGCGGACTGA
- a CDS encoding carbohydrate ABC transporter permease produces MSFTRGMLMPLLALFAVAVGFPLCYAAYLSVTDYKLTDRGQPDFVGTANFTSALSNSAFWEAFATTGGYVLIAVSTELVLGFALALALHQQRWAKDLSRAIVLAPMFITPIAVGLIFRFLLNDQIGAVPALLHAVGADYDFFGAGKALLTLAFIDVWQWTPFMVLLILAGLESMPKQPMEAAKVDGAGPVYRLRRVLIPMLAPVLTVAVLLRGLDALRVFEYVYATTRGGPGTETQTLQFYMYLEGIQFFRLAQASAMAFIVLVLVLAVIVVAFRAMERNRAAERSAAR; encoded by the coding sequence ATGAGTTTCACGCGTGGCATGTTGATGCCACTGCTCGCCCTGTTCGCCGTGGCCGTCGGGTTCCCGCTCTGCTACGCGGCGTATCTGTCAGTGACCGACTACAAGCTGACCGATCGCGGCCAACCCGACTTCGTCGGTACCGCCAACTTCACCTCCGCCCTGTCCAATTCGGCGTTCTGGGAGGCCTTCGCCACCACCGGCGGCTACGTGCTGATCGCCGTCAGTACCGAACTGGTGCTCGGTTTCGCCCTGGCCTTGGCCCTGCATCAGCAGCGCTGGGCCAAGGACCTGTCCCGGGCCATCGTGCTGGCACCGATGTTCATCACCCCCATCGCCGTCGGCCTGATCTTCCGTTTCCTGCTCAACGACCAGATCGGTGCGGTCCCGGCGCTGTTGCACGCCGTCGGTGCCGACTACGACTTCTTCGGCGCCGGAAAAGCCTTGCTGACACTGGCCTTCATCGATGTCTGGCAGTGGACGCCGTTCATGGTGCTACTGATCCTTGCCGGGCTGGAATCCATGCCCAAACAACCCATGGAGGCCGCCAAGGTGGACGGGGCCGGTCCGGTGTACCGGTTGCGCAGGGTGCTCATCCCCATGCTCGCCCCGGTACTCACGGTGGCGGTGCTGTTGCGGGGCCTGGACGCACTGCGGGTGTTCGAATACGTCTACGCCACCACGCGCGGCGGGCCGGGCACCGAAACCCAGACGCTGCAGTTCTACATGTACCTGGAGGGCATCCAGTTCTTCCGGCTGGCCCAGGCCAGCGCGATGGCCTTCATCGTGCTGGTGCTCGTGCTGGCCGTCATCGTGGTGGCCTTCCGCGCCATGGAGCGCAACCGCGCGGCCGAACGGAGCGCGGCCCGATGA
- a CDS encoding MmcQ/YjbR family DNA-binding protein gives MFDADDVQRAALSLPETVEKERWGHPTFDVAGKMFLTIPDDQTSIAVRCPRFDREELIAAEPHKFWVPPHEAASAWVRVRLDALEDTQELHDILTDSWRQAAPGRLTDTEDS, from the coding sequence GTGTTCGATGCCGATGATGTGCAGCGCGCCGCGCTGTCGTTGCCCGAGACCGTGGAGAAGGAGCGCTGGGGGCACCCGACTTTCGACGTGGCGGGCAAGATGTTTCTCACCATCCCCGACGACCAGACGTCAATTGCGGTGCGCTGCCCGCGGTTCGACCGCGAGGAGCTGATCGCCGCCGAACCGCACAAGTTCTGGGTGCCGCCGCACGAAGCCGCGTCGGCCTGGGTCAGGGTGCGCCTCGACGCCCTGGAGGACACGCAGGAGCTGCACGACATCCTGACCGATTCCTGGCGTCAGGCGGCCCCCGGCAGGCTCACCGATACCGAGGACTCCTGA